GAAGTATAGAAAATGGATATTATGCTGCTATTCTTGAGCTCATTTTCTGTGTATAGGATAGGTGCCATCTTCTCAAAATCTCTTAATTATCCATCTTTATGGAAAACTGTTTCAGCATCTTATTTGTCAAAGCAAGAGTGTTGCATCGAAATTTTGAGATTATGGCACAAGGCGAAATGATAGAACCCATACCAAAAAAACATGGAAAAACATATAACAGAAAACAAAACCAATGTATTCTTTAGTAAAATCTAACCTGGAAGTAATGTATCTCTAGCTCTTATTGCCATCTTCCTGCCAAAATCTCCATCACCATTCTGATACGAGATTGTCTCTTTCACAATTTTGTCCTGAGTATTAGGGTCAGGCACCAATTTCTCCACACAATCATATACATGGGATCTGATATGATGCATATCTCCTCCAGTACTATAGAAGAACTTTGGATTAAGATAGAAACCAGCAGCAAAAAGTGGGTGATGCTGAAGTTTTTCCCACCTTCGGTGTATAATGTTCCAGTAGTCATGGTAATCCTTCTGGTTAACAAGTTCtttcttgattgtttctttGGCTCTATAAATTCCTGCATAAACGTAACCCATTCCGGGCCTCTTCTCACTACTAACTATCCTCAAAAGTCGCAAGAATGGATCAGCTAAACGGGAAATCAAGGCACAAGTAGACCAAAATGATTCGCTACTGAAACAATCTAGGACAGCCAATCCCTCAGGTTCCCTTGAGTAAGGGCTCTCTGCCCATTCCTCTGAACTAACCATGTTTTGCAAATTCTGCTTGAGACTCACTAATCGGTTCAATGTCATGAAATCTGTTGCTGATTTCGAAACTCCTATGTCAACTAAGTCAACACCAAAAGTGTGCCGTCTCATCATATTCAAAATAACATTGTGATTGTAGATAAATCTTGTTATTGATTTGGCTTGTTCAAGGATTGCACTGATCAAGTCAAGCTTTGTAAAATCCTTAAGCATCAAACTTAGGCAATGACCAGCACAAGGAGTCCAGAAAATGGAAGGGTAAGCATCAATCAATCTCTTCCCACAAACAAAATATGGCTCTTCACCACGAGTAACAACTTGCAATACATTTCTCACACCGACTTCTTCTATCACCTTAGCAAGCAATTCGTAGAGAGCATCTACAGGATTTCTAATTTCAGAAATATCCAGAGACTTCAAAAACAAATTTCCTTCTGGACAATCAACTAAAACTTTTACCAACGTTCTGCCATTCTGTGTGACCCAATCATCAACCAAAATGGAACAACCACTCCTAGCCCAACAACCTGTGAATCTGCCAAAGTCACTTTTAACCtctttgaccgaatttttcaaaatccagCTACGAAGATCATTGCAAGAAGGGGTTACAACCTGTGATCCTTGCGAAGCTATGGCCTCAATCATCCTTCTAAAATAAACCGAATTTGTAGCATCAAAAGATATCCCTGCATACAACAGAAAGTGGCCAATTGCCATTTGAACCTGATTATCCACCACTTTTGAGCCAACAGCTTTATTACCATCTGCAGTCAATGTATGAGACTTATGAGGATTTATCAGAACAGAGGCCTTTCCCATTTGGCCTTTCTCTATCCTACCACCTGATCCGTTGCCCTCATGTTCTTGGTTCAGAAACACATCAGAATTCTCTTCAAGTGCATCAGTTTCAGGAAGcaaatcaatttcattatttaaatCACGCCCATTAGCAAGGGTTTGGACAGCACCATTACCAGCATTATGATTGGGCATCTCAATGAAatgcttttgtttcttctttttcttccccaCTGACCCACTTACATTTAAGCTCTCTTGCATAAGAAGGCGAACATCAGATTGTACTTCTGAGCAAACAGATCCATTGCCCGTACGACCAGCAAGATGTTCCTTAAGTCTATAAATCCCACCACCATTAAATATTTTTCCACAATATACACACTTGAGCAGAACCTTCCCCCCGTTATTAAACATTTGACAATGCTTCCAAGCTGGATCCCGCTTTAGAGAACCAATGGCTACAGGTTCCATATTAGCTGAATTCTCTTGCAGGTTTCTTCTCCTCCGTCTAGTCATTCCCCCTACACTCTGTTCACCATTAAATTCATTACTTGCTCCTTCAATATTCAGACGCTTATCGGAGTTTGTTTCAATGGTCTCTGTTAGCCGAAGCAAGTCATCAACTGTATTCAAATCATAATTATTTCGAAAACCCTCATCCTCGATGGTAATGTCATTTTGAATCAACAACTCATCCTCGGCATCAACAAACctttgtttcttcttccttttccccACAACCCCACTCAAATTCTCTTGCATTGCACGGCGAACATCAGGGTCAACTCTCATACAAGGAGAGCCCCCATCCCCCTTAGCACCTGCAAGATGCTCCTTAACCCTGTGAATCCCACCACCCTTAAAGATTTTCCCACAGAACACACACTTGAGCTCAACCTTCTCACCATTCTTATACATTTCACAGTAATTCCATGCAGGATCACGTTTTTGCTTTGTCCTACGTTCTGAACTGTTATTCACCTCCATTCTTGATTATTCAAGTATGCTTCCTCAAGATTGCACTATCTAGGCAGTGACAAAATCCATCACAGAAATCAtaaaaatcaaaactttccTACTTTCAATAATCAACTTCATACATAATCAACAATCCCAGTAAGCATGATTGAATGTTCAGATATGTCCCTCAAAGTTTAGCTATCTGGGCTGTgacaaaaacaatgaaaaaaggTACCCAAACAAAAAAGGATCAATACCTTTTTAGCCTCAATAAACAATTataaaaaatcaccaataatcaCAGTAACCATGCAGGGGGAAAAAAAGTCAATGCCTTTATACAATTGGGGTTGTTTTCCTACTCAAAATTCAGTAATCAGTCAATTTTTACTGTGGTGCATAACATGCAGATTAAAAAATGACATGAACATCAAAAGCTGAAAATTTGAAAAGCTTCTCAATAACTTACATGGAATTGATCTGAAACCGTTTCGGTTGATTTCTCCTTTGCAAGAAGGGGTTTGGCGGAATTGGTagaaattttctcaaaccataAGAAACGATGATTTTGAAGAATTGACCTGGTCTGGTTGGACCGGCGTGGTTAAATACGAAACCTCCCGACTTGTGTTGGGTTGGCCGAGGTTTATTGTTTGGACTTTTTCGAGTATTCTTTTGGGTTAAAGCGGGTAGAACCAGAACTTTTGCAAATTTAAGCTAACCGAAAACTTGGGGTACATCAGCCCAACCCAAAACTGAGTATCGGGTAGACAACACAATTCAATGGTTTTACTTTTGGGAGTTCAATTGACTGACGTCAGCTtaaactctttttcttttttaatgtcAATGCTCGGTAGTCAATTGAAAAGTTTTTAAATTCCATACCCATTATTAtctttcaaattttcaatttttttttaatttcacctGTTAATTTAGAAAAGGGTGATTTTCACTCATGCAAGAGATGTGGATCTCGTGATCCAATCATTTTGCACAATTCTATGGCATATTAACCACTCgacaaaattaaatatttttttgacaGAATTGGCCAATTAAATGTGATGAAACTATCAAATTTTGAGGAAGATATAGTTTTAAACCTATAttcggcaaaaaaaaaaaaaatttgtttgtttgttctCAAGATTTTACTTCGATTAGTTTCTCAATATATGATTGAATATTTTACTGTTAGTCTGAATTaactattatattatataaaaacATCAAATATTTCGCCACTacactttcttcttttcttgttataaaaaaaaaaaaaaatcaaaatcaacatcATGGGTTCAAGAGAAGAGTATTCTCTCCAACTTAATTTGATCTCTCTGCATGATTATAACGGATTATTGCACGGGACGGAATTTATTCAGCCCGTATTTTTGGGCTGCGGCTGATGGTTCCTTgtcaaccaaaacaaaaaacttaATTTGGCCTCCAATGTAGAGTAACAAGCACTGCAAATCAACTTGGTGCAGTGGATGCAGTCTCCATGAACTAACTCCTTGTTGGATTCAAGAAAAGTGATGAATTAACTGATTCTCGGGCCACTCCATCATGTAACAGCCCTGATGCCCATCCTAGGCTGCCATTCAGCAGTTCGCCGCAAGAAGTTGTCACTAACAGTGGGTTTAAAAAAAGTTGCTGAAGCAGTCCTGAGAAACAGGCAGAACTAGCCTTGTTCTGCCATTTGCTGCAAATGGGAAGGTTGTTTTTTGGTCTGAAGGGAAGTTCCGAAGCCTCGTGATGCATCTCCATACATGAGCTGATAATGCTTGCAAAGAAGAAACGTTATTGCTTTTGCATCCACCATTTTGCTTTTGGTTTCAGTTTTGCTACCGACTCTGATGAGAAAGAGAGATGGAAAATTCTTTCTCTAAGAACAATTTGCGgtgatgcttttttttttttcttcctctctaCTTCCTGTGAAGCTCGAGATATTCAAAACAACATAGCTCCAAATTTTTGAAGGGAATTGCATATTGTTTGATAGTAAAATATCAGTTAGATAAATCCTTGAGAACAACTTGGGAAGATAAAGCCAAAATTTGGTGTTGTGAAGTTAGTATATGTTAAATCGGTAGTTTCTAATTAATGCTTACCGGCCATGTTATCATATAGGTAGATTCATTTTGCATCTTGCAATCAATTTTAAGTATTCTTGAAatctaaaaattaattaatcatTCTTCCAAGAAacaattctttttcctttttttcttctatttcttgaTCCACAACAGGTAATTCTTTTATAATTAAGTAACATGTTTAACTTATTCTAATCTATAACTTATTGGATTTATCTAGACAAATGTATAGATGAACTATTATTAAGAGTTAAGACTAAGTAGATGGAGATGTTCTTTAGTGGTTAACCTCATCCTCCACCAGCGTCGGTCATTTGAAATTCTAGGCAAAGGCCAACATCGactaaaattttgtcaaaaatgttTCAAGGGCTTCATCATTAAACAATGGCAAAATTTGCAGCCCTGTCAATACATACATACCCGTTGCTTCTTGGACAATAAGTTCATCTATTACATAATCCTAACTGTGCACACTTTGCATTCAATCAGCTGCTTTTATGTCTTCTAATCTGCAaaatattctaagaatgtgCAGCACCAATTCTTTTCTCACCACAAAAGATGCAGCTTTTAAGACAGCAAGAGTAAAGAACTTAGCAGCCGTCTGAACTCTGGAGCTGCCTCTGGCTGAGTTCATCACAAAACCAAGGAGCGGTTCTCTTTGATAAGAATAAATTCGATCAACAAGAAACTTGTACTCGACATCACCCCTGTCGAAAGAGTGGCTTCCCGAGTGCTACAATTCTAAGCAATCGAAGCAAATGGAAAAAACTGAAGTAGTTGTAATTAAGAAGCATGTTTAATTGCCTATAAGGAGGGAACGTAACCTTTTTTGGCTCGTCACATTGATCAGCTGTAGTTACTGAAGATGCTAAGAAGGGAAGGAGCAAGGTAAAATGATGATGAAGAACATGGAAGGGAGGAGTTGAAGAAAGGCTTCTATTGCTTTGAGAATAAGAAGAGAGTGGAAGATTTTTCAAGCAACAGATATCACAGCAGGAGGTACTTTGACATAGTGGCAGCCCCTACAAGACCAAACAAGCAAAGCAACGATATAATGTTGGCCATTGCACTAGATGTGTCCGCTGACAGAAAAATTTTGTGAGAATCGCAGTCTCCTCGAAAGCCTCTGACAATCATAGCCTGTAAAGTCACAAAATTAAACTAGCCTTTATTAGATATCATACTGTAAATTGTGACTTGCATTCAGATCTGATGATGAAGCTGAAACTCAAATCAAGTTTACCCTCAAAACAGTTAAATTCTCATGTATGTACATTCACCTCAAAACAGTTAAATTAGTTTTGCAAGTTGTTAACTAATTTTTAACTATCAACAATTTGATATAACCCCATAGGTTTTCTTTTGCCTGATCGACTCTTCTACATAATAGATTGTCCGCAGCGACAGTTTTGGACTACAGAGCATGGAAGGGACATTTCAGTTTGGGagtcacttttttctttttccttttcttttgggttgcTTTTCCCCCATTGCAAAGAACATCTCTGAGTAGGGTGGTCTCAAGAACACTGCAACAGTTCGACATGTTCTTTTTACAGGGCACAGTAGCAAGGAGAGGTAACAAGCAGCCATGGCAAGG
This region of Coffea arabica cultivar ET-39 chromosome 3c, Coffea Arabica ET-39 HiFi, whole genome shotgun sequence genomic DNA includes:
- the LOC113734053 gene encoding uncharacterized protein, translating into MEVNNSSERRTKQKRDPAWNYCEMYKNGEKVELKCVFCGKIFKGGGIHRVKEHLAGAKGDGGSPCMRVDPDVRRAMQENLSGVVGKRKKKQRFVDAEDELLIQNDITIEDEGFRNNYDLNTVDDLLRLTETIETNSDKRLNIEGASNEFNGEQSVGGMTRRRRRNLQENSANMEPVAIGSLKRDPAWKHCQMFNNGGKVLLKCVYCGKIFNGGGIYRLKEHLAGRTGNGSVCSEVQSDVRLLMQESLNVSGSVGKKKKKQKHFIEMPNHNAGNGAVQTLANGRDLNNEIDLLPETDALEENSDVFLNQEHEGNGSGGRIEKGQMGKASVLINPHKSHTLTADGNKAVGSKVVDNQVQMAIGHFLLYAGISFDATNSVYFRRMIEAIASQGSQVVTPSCNDLRSWILKNSVKEVKSDFGRFTGCWARSGCSILVDDWVTQNGRTLVKVLVDCPEGNLFLKSLDISEIRNPVDALYELLAKVIEEVGVRNVLQVVTRGEEPYFVCGKRLIDAYPSIFWTPCAGHCLSLMLKDFTKLDLISAILEQAKSITRFIYNHNVILNMMRRHTFGVDLVDIGVSKSATDFMTLNRLVSLKQNLQNMVSSEEWAESPYSREPEGLAVLDCFSSESFWSTCALISRLADPFLRLLRIVSSEKRPGMGYVYAGIYRAKETIKKELVNQKDYHDYWNIIHRRWEKLQHHPLFAAGFYLNPKFFYSTGGDMHHIRSHVYDCVEKLVPDPNTQDKIVKETISYQNGDGDFGRKMAIRARDTLLPAEWWSTYGGACPNLARFAIRILGQTCSLIGSKPSHIPLEQMHETKNCLEYQRLNDLVLVQYNWWLKERAQKIKEQEPVDPLLHANSRVAEDWLMKEEAYSDDQNISDWSTISPPMGNIMLLGSRADDFEALGVGFDDLEVLNGVSEEATDDKPAEFF